A single Nostoc sp. PCC 7107 DNA region contains:
- a CDS encoding sulfite exporter TauE/SafE family protein: protein MTWIIGHLLAVCIGVSLGLIGGGGSVLALPVLVYVMGVPPKSAIAMTLAIVGTVSLLGIIPHWRAKNVQFKTAFIFGSATMLGAFVGVKIAMLPVVTETVQMMLFAVMMLVAAVFMIRRSSQKVAADDQLALYPPPVCKYCWLWLISEGLGVGILTGLVGVGGGFAIVPALVLLGKVPMKKAIGTSLLIIVFNSIAGFLSYWGHISFNWELMLSFIVAASFGTIFGAYLAEFVPANRLQKSFGYFLLAVATLVLFQNRHTPQASKVSEYNPNIRSQLYVPSSSNSTIDTI, encoded by the coding sequence ATGACCTGGATAATTGGGCATTTACTAGCTGTTTGTATTGGGGTGAGTTTGGGTTTGATTGGTGGTGGCGGTTCGGTATTGGCTCTGCCAGTGTTAGTTTACGTTATGGGTGTACCGCCAAAATCTGCGATCGCTATGACTTTGGCGATCGTCGGGACTGTAAGTCTGTTGGGTATCATTCCTCACTGGCGAGCTAAAAATGTGCAGTTTAAAACAGCATTCATCTTCGGTTCTGCAACCATGTTGGGGGCATTTGTCGGGGTAAAAATTGCGATGTTACCTGTTGTCACCGAAACTGTGCAAATGATGCTGTTTGCTGTCATGATGTTGGTGGCTGCGGTGTTCATGATTCGTCGTAGTTCGCAAAAAGTAGCCGCAGATGATCAGTTAGCTTTGTATCCCCCGCCAGTTTGTAAATATTGCTGGTTGTGGTTAATCAGCGAAGGATTGGGTGTTGGGATATTAACAGGCTTAGTTGGTGTTGGTGGTGGATTTGCGATCGTTCCGGCTTTAGTGCTGTTGGGCAAAGTACCAATGAAAAAAGCGATCGGGACATCACTGTTGATCATTGTTTTTAATTCAATAGCAGGCTTTTTGAGCTACTGGGGACATATTTCTTTCAATTGGGAGTTAATGTTATCCTTTATTGTGGCGGCTAGTTTCGGCACCATTTTTGGTGCATACTTGGCGGAATTTGTTCCAGCAAATAGACTTCAGAAAAGTTTTGGCTATTTTTTACTGGCAGTTGCAACTTTAGTTCTATTCCAAAATCGCCATACGCCTCAAGCAAGCAAAGTATCAGAATATAACCCGAATATTCGTAGTCAACTATATGTTCCTAGTAGCAGTAATTCTACTATCGATACTATATAG
- a CDS encoding rhodanese-like domain-containing protein — MTTSHTHKLQTVDAPTLKQLLQQQTITLIDVREPSEYTGQHIFGAKLISLSKFDPSKVPQNQDTQVILYCNSGNRSKMAAQKLFDFGFTAVTHLDGGMTAWKAAGYPTTINKQAPISLMRQVQIVAGSLVFTGTLLGALVSPWFLLLSGLVGAGLMFAGITDTCALGMLLAKLPYNQRSST; from the coding sequence ATGACAACTTCTCATACACACAAATTACAAACCGTTGATGCTCCAACGCTCAAACAGTTGCTCCAGCAACAAACTATCACTTTGATAGATGTGCGCGAGCCATCTGAATATACCGGACAACATATTTTCGGAGCAAAACTGATTTCTTTGTCCAAATTTGATCCCAGCAAAGTTCCTCAAAATCAAGACACCCAAGTAATTCTCTACTGTAATTCGGGGAATCGCTCAAAAATGGCGGCGCAAAAACTATTTGATTTCGGATTTACAGCAGTAACTCATCTTGATGGCGGTATGACAGCTTGGAAAGCAGCAGGTTATCCCACCACAATTAACAAACAAGCCCCAATTAGTTTAATGCGGCAAGTGCAAATTGTCGCAGGTTCTTTGGTGTTTACAGGCACATTACTCGGAGCATTGGTTTCTCCTTGGTTCTTACTTCTGAGTGGCTTAGTGGGAGCAGGATTAATGTTTGCGGGAATTACAGATACTTGTGCATTAGGAATGCTACTAGCCAAACTTCCTTATAATCAACGGAGCAGTACATGA
- a CDS encoding MBL fold metallo-hydrolase, translating to MLFRQLFDSETSTYTYLIADLVTKTAILVDPVLEQVERDRQLLQELGLTLKYCLETHIHADHITGTAKLREATGCLGIVPENAQAVCADRFMKDGEVLELGSVKVEAIATLGHTDSHNAYLVNGTHLLTGDSLFIRGCGRTDFQSGNAGMMYDAVTQRLFTLPDATLVYPGHDYRGNTVSTIGEEKQWNPRFVGHNREEFRQLMANLNLPNPKKIMEAVPANQRCGNVAA from the coding sequence ATGTTATTCCGACAACTATTTGACAGTGAAACAAGTACATATACTTACTTGATTGCAGATTTAGTCACGAAAACAGCGATTTTAGTTGATCCGGTGTTAGAACAGGTGGAGCGCGATCGCCAATTACTGCAAGAATTAGGACTAACTCTCAAATACTGCTTAGAAACCCATATCCACGCAGATCATATTACGGGTACAGCAAAACTGCGGGAAGCAACGGGTTGTTTGGGAATTGTCCCAGAGAATGCCCAAGCTGTCTGTGCAGATAGATTTATGAAAGATGGTGAAGTATTAGAATTAGGGAGCGTCAAAGTAGAGGCGATCGCTACTCTCGGTCATACTGATAGCCATAATGCCTATTTAGTTAACGGTACTCATCTACTCACTGGAGATTCATTATTTATTCGAGGTTGTGGACGGACTGACTTCCAGAGTGGTAATGCCGGGATGATGTATGATGCCGTCACCCAAAGGTTGTTCACATTACCTGACGCAACCTTAGTTTATCCTGGTCATGATTATCGAGGTAATACAGTTTCTACTATTGGCGAAGAAAAACAGTGGAATCCTCGGTTTGTGGGACATAACCGCGAAGAATTTCGCCAACTCATGGCAAACCTGAATTTACCCAACCCGAAAAAGATTATGGAAGCAGTACCTGCAAATCAACGCTGCGGTAATGTTGCTGCGTAA
- a CDS encoding DUF4079 domain-containing protein: protein MSSETLAALKPYLSFFHPITMWILLVVALYAMYLGVQVRRTRLADGDIKKELVKGRFAIRHHQIGSILLALMVMGAIGGITVTYLNNGKILIGPHLFAGLGMVGLISTSAALVPFMQKHDWVRSIHISLNLILLGLFGWQAVTGVQIVQKIVNQMMKNGAA, encoded by the coding sequence ATGAGTTCGGAAACTTTAGCGGCTCTCAAGCCCTATCTCAGCTTTTTTCACCCTATTACTATGTGGATATTGCTGGTCGTTGCGCTCTATGCGATGTACCTGGGTGTGCAAGTCCGACGGACGAGGCTGGCTGACGGAGATATCAAAAAAGAATTGGTGAAGGGTCGGTTTGCCATCCGCCATCACCAAATTGGTTCTATCCTCCTGGCATTGATGGTAATGGGTGCGATTGGCGGAATCACTGTTACCTACCTCAACAATGGCAAGATTTTGATTGGACCTCATCTGTTTGCTGGTTTGGGGATGGTGGGGTTGATTTCTACTTCTGCGGCGTTGGTTCCTTTTATGCAGAAGCATGACTGGGTTCGTAGCATCCATATTTCGCTGAACCTCATTCTGCTGGGATTATTTGGCTGGCAAGCTGTGACAGGGGTGCAAATTGTACAAAAGATTGTGAATCAAATGATGAAGAATGGTGCAGCATAA
- a CDS encoding DUF2892 domain-containing protein produces the protein MKTNVGSLDRLIRLLLASALFYLGLFPYSSTGLGIGLIVAGSILLVTALVGFCGLYSLLGIHTSHTNEQL, from the coding sequence ATGAAAACGAATGTTGGTTCGTTAGATCGCCTGATCCGTCTGTTGTTGGCTTCGGCGTTGTTTTATTTAGGACTTTTCCCTTACAGCAGTACAGGATTGGGTATTGGTCTTATCGTTGCAGGTAGCATATTGCTGGTGACAGCTTTAGTAGGATTTTGCGGTCTTTATAGCCTCCTGGGAATTCATACCAGCCATACCAACGAGCAACTTTAA
- the petC gene encoding cytochrome b6-f complex iron-sulfur subunit — protein MDTSISLESPSLSRRQLLNFLTGATVAVTAGAALYPAAKFLIAPGEKTGVGGAILAKDILGKQIPASQILAEPPESRALVAGLAGEPTYLIVKEDHTLDHIGLVDNCTHLGCTFPWNPLDQQFQCPCHGSRYAPDGSVVRGPAPLPLKIVQVAVIDNSILISPWTETDPRTGKKPWWV, from the coding sequence ATGGATACTAGTATTTCACTCGAAAGTCCATCCCTATCAAGACGGCAACTCCTCAACTTCCTTACCGGAGCAACCGTCGCTGTTACTGCTGGTGCTGCGCTCTATCCTGCTGCCAAATTCTTGATTGCTCCAGGCGAAAAAACGGGAGTGGGAGGTGCTATTCTTGCTAAAGATATTCTAGGGAAACAAATCCCCGCCTCGCAAATTCTGGCTGAACCGCCGGAAAGCCGCGCCCTGGTTGCAGGTTTGGCAGGAGAACCCACCTACCTGATTGTGAAAGAAGATCACACCCTAGATCATATTGGGCTTGTTGATAACTGCACTCACCTTGGTTGTACCTTCCCCTGGAATCCTTTGGATCAGCAGTTTCAATGTCCCTGTCATGGTTCCCGCTATGCCCCTGATGGGTCGGTGGTGCGTGGCCCGGCTCCTCTACCGCTCAAGATTGTCCAGGTTGCAGTAATCGATAACAGCATTTTGATCTCGCCGTGGACGGAAACTGATCCTCGCACTGGAAAGAAGCCCTGGTGGGTCTAA
- a CDS encoding DsbA family protein, translating into MEPIRIFYFSDVLCVWAYIAQIRLDELKTTFEDKIAIAQHFVPVFGVAREKLENRWREKGGLQGYSNHVQEVAKKFDHITVHPDIWTQVTPPSSTSCHLFLHAIQLLETKDLVERNQQVFEKATWAFREAFFTQLADVSNRKVQFGIAEELKLPIAAIEAQIDSGEAYAQLSQDFELVKEHTVTVSPTLIFNEGRQRLNGNVGYRVIEANIRELLHNPPGEQSWC; encoded by the coding sequence ATGGAACCGATTCGTATTTTTTACTTTTCCGATGTTCTCTGCGTTTGGGCTTATATTGCCCAAATTCGTTTGGATGAGTTGAAAACAACCTTTGAAGACAAGATTGCCATCGCACAGCACTTTGTCCCCGTCTTTGGTGTTGCTCGTGAAAAACTGGAGAACCGATGGCGAGAAAAAGGGGGATTGCAAGGATACAGCAATCATGTCCAGGAGGTTGCGAAAAAGTTCGATCACATCACCGTTCATCCTGATATTTGGACTCAGGTTACACCACCTTCATCCACATCCTGTCATTTGTTTCTCCATGCGATTCAACTACTAGAAACGAAGGATTTAGTAGAGCGAAATCAACAGGTATTTGAAAAAGCAACCTGGGCATTTCGGGAGGCGTTTTTTACCCAATTGGCAGATGTTTCTAACCGCAAAGTGCAATTTGGCATTGCGGAGGAATTAAAACTGCCGATCGCAGCGATTGAAGCTCAAATCGATAGCGGTGAGGCTTATGCCCAGCTATCCCAGGATTTTGAATTAGTCAAAGAACATACAGTTACAGTCAGCCCCACCCTAATTTTTAATGAAGGACGGCAGAGACTCAACGGCAATGTGGGCTATCGGGTGATCGAAGCCAATATTCGGGAGTTACTGCACAATCCTCCCGGAGAACAATCCTGGTGTTAA
- a CDS encoding thioredoxin family protein: MNAIKIEILGTGCKKCQQLEANAKEAVTNLNLTAEVLHITDPIEIAKRGVMSTPAMIINGKVVSKGQVISAEQIQPLLQR; this comes from the coding sequence ATGAATGCTATCAAGATTGAAATTTTGGGTACAGGCTGCAAAAAGTGCCAACAGTTAGAGGCAAATGCTAAAGAAGCTGTAACTAATCTCAATTTAACTGCTGAGGTTTTACATATTACCGACCCAATCGAAATTGCTAAACGAGGTGTGATGTCTACTCCCGCCATGATAATCAATGGCAAAGTTGTCAGCAAAGGTCAAGTAATCAGTGCCGAACAAATTCAGCCTTTATTGCAGCGTTAA
- a CDS encoding permease has protein sequence MFDPFYPFDWLANQIVTQLGLSISSHLGSSLHFFLYDVPKVLTLLIVISFIVGTFQSFLEPERVRSLLEGKRTFAGNILAAMVGIVTPFCSCSAVPLFIGFLEAGVPLGVTFSYLMAAPMVNEVAVILLWGLFGLKVTLIYIGFGVGLAIASGYIIGLLKLEKWVEPFVWELQKSRQATPLEGEDNLESVALTWGQRFEQGRFQSSEIVRSVWLYVVGGIAIGAGIHGYVPTDFITQYAGANNPFAVPIAVILGVPLYANIAGVMPITEALVNKGMPMGTVLAFIMAVTALSLPEMVILKKVLRPQLLAVFIGLMTIGIISIGYIFNAIIN, from the coding sequence ATGTTCGATCCATTTTATCCATTTGATTGGTTGGCAAATCAGATTGTCACCCAATTGGGCTTGTCGATTTCATCGCATTTAGGATCGAGTCTGCATTTCTTTCTTTATGATGTGCCAAAAGTCTTAACATTACTGATTGTAATTAGCTTTATTGTTGGGACATTTCAAAGCTTTTTAGAACCAGAGCGCGTTCGTTCTTTGCTAGAAGGAAAGCGCACTTTTGCAGGAAATATTTTGGCGGCAATGGTAGGAATCGTCACACCATTCTGTTCTTGCTCTGCCGTTCCTTTGTTTATCGGCTTTTTGGAAGCAGGTGTACCTTTAGGCGTGACCTTTTCTTATCTGATGGCAGCGCCAATGGTAAATGAGGTTGCTGTTATCCTTCTTTGGGGATTGTTTGGGTTGAAGGTGACACTGATCTATATTGGCTTTGGCGTGGGTTTAGCGATCGCTTCTGGATACATCATCGGACTCCTGAAATTAGAAAAATGGGTGGAACCATTTGTTTGGGAACTGCAAAAATCTCGTCAAGCAACACCTCTAGAAGGGGAAGACAACCTAGAATCAGTGGCGTTAACTTGGGGACAAAGATTTGAGCAAGGAAGATTCCAATCCAGCGAAATTGTGCGATCGGTGTGGCTTTATGTGGTGGGTGGAATTGCGATCGGTGCAGGGATTCATGGTTATGTGCCGACAGATTTTATTACCCAATATGCAGGCGCGAATAATCCCTTTGCAGTGCCGATCGCAGTGATTTTGGGTGTTCCACTCTATGCGAATATTGCGGGTGTAATGCCAATTACTGAAGCTTTAGTAAATAAAGGAATGCCTATGGGTACAGTTTTAGCTTTCATAATGGCGGTAACAGCACTATCTCTTCCTGAAATGGTGATTCTCAAAAAAGTGCTGCGACCCCAATTATTAGCCGTATTTATCGGGTTAATGACCATTGGTATTATCAGCATCGGCTACATATTCAACGCCATAATTAATTGA
- a CDS encoding rhodanese-like domain-containing protein, protein MIFKKPIQTILLGFAMCFCLLLGVGHNLALAATPTQAESISQARMQTLSESPNVESGVDSFLTSIPAGYYTIASVEELKSLLKKSQPMLIDVREAAEYRSGHIPNAINIPLRTLSQNLDQIPRDRPVVLYCSSGYRSAMGVMTLHLLGYENVQGFPPSFAGWKNAKEAIAS, encoded by the coding sequence ATGATATTTAAGAAACCAATTCAGACCATATTGCTAGGATTTGCTATGTGTTTTTGCCTCTTGCTTGGTGTTGGACACAACCTAGCTCTAGCAGCAACTCCCACGCAGGCTGAATCAATCTCTCAAGCTAGGATGCAAACTCTATCTGAATCCCCCAATGTAGAATCGGGAGTTGATAGTTTTCTCACGTCGATTCCCGCAGGCTACTACACGATCGCCTCTGTCGAAGAGTTAAAAAGCCTGTTAAAAAAGTCTCAGCCCATGCTAATAGATGTGCGAGAAGCGGCTGAGTATCGTTCTGGGCATATACCTAACGCAATTAACATTCCCCTAAGAACCCTGTCGCAAAATCTGGATCAAATTCCGCGTGATCGCCCTGTGGTGCTGTACTGTTCCTCCGGCTATCGATCAGCAATGGGGGTAATGACACTGCACCTATTAGGTTATGAGAATGTGCAAGGTTTCCCACCTAGCTTTGCCGGCTGGAAAAACGCAAAAGAAGCGATCGCCTCCTGA
- a CDS encoding general stress protein: MTYTHTVVAHFPSHAEAERVVLELQKSGFDMQKLSIIGKDYQTTENVRGFLTWKDTAKTGATGGAYWGSFVGGLFGILAGAGVVFIPGVAPIIIAGPIVGVLAGWLEGTLVGGASAAAVGGLAGALSGLGIPKHEILRYETKIQAGEFIILVTGNKDDVSQAKQMLGKISHEISLSVPV, translated from the coding sequence ATGACATATACACATACCGTTGTTGCCCATTTCCCTTCCCATGCAGAAGCAGAAAGGGTTGTATTGGAGCTACAAAAATCAGGCTTCGATATGCAAAAGCTCTCGATCATTGGTAAAGACTATCAAACCACAGAAAATGTGCGGGGATTTCTCACCTGGAAAGATACAGCCAAAACTGGAGCTACTGGAGGTGCTTATTGGGGTAGCTTCGTCGGCGGTTTATTTGGCATTTTAGCAGGGGCTGGAGTAGTATTTATTCCCGGAGTCGCGCCTATCATCATTGCTGGCCCCATTGTGGGAGTATTGGCAGGTTGGTTGGAAGGAACCCTTGTTGGTGGCGCTAGTGCTGCTGCTGTCGGAGGACTAGCAGGTGCGTTATCTGGGTTAGGAATACCCAAGCACGAGATACTCAGGTACGAGACTAAAATCCAAGCAGGCGAGTTCATCATCCTGGTGACAGGTAATAAGGATGATGTTAGTCAAGCGAAGCAAATGCTAGGCAAAATCAGTCATGAAATCAGCTTGTCAGTCCCTGTTTAA
- a CDS encoding ferrochelatase — protein MISHESQATQPVATHNHNRVAVLLAGYGEVQSYRDLSRYNQAASKYIAAQFVPIPEWLYPTAGWLLALQDLYNFGVKHHHFMSPENELFEKQRLGIEEQLQQRWRNRVQVFKGFYFCQPFVQEVVADIIEQGFENLLIYPLLVVDSAFTGKIAVEQVNEVIAATTSVNEPQHSSFKAVRYIPAFATEPSYIDLMVRRIKETLNQLFAGRFFESQIGIILTVHGGPEKAQGLLTGVIDGQALYDRVQSQLQHQYPLVSIGWVNHDTPFIKWSQPNLKQAAKSLIKSGAQVILFQPLGWVTDNYETILEVEDAIQPLQRQYPNVNYTRLGCVNDDPDFLKIAAEWANPHIEAMLSVPQNHEHIKTRRLDFD, from the coding sequence ATGATTAGTCATGAATCTCAAGCAACGCAGCCCGTCGCAACCCACAACCACAATCGCGTTGCAGTTTTGCTTGCAGGGTATGGTGAAGTGCAATCTTACCGCGATCTGAGTCGTTACAATCAAGCTGCAAGTAAGTACATCGCGGCTCAGTTTGTGCCGATTCCAGAGTGGCTATATCCTACTGCTGGTTGGCTTCTGGCACTTCAAGATTTGTACAATTTTGGAGTCAAGCACCATCATTTCATGTCGCCCGAAAATGAGCTTTTTGAAAAACAACGTCTTGGTATCGAAGAACAGTTACAACAGCGATGGAGAAATCGGGTGCAGGTTTTCAAAGGCTTTTATTTCTGTCAACCTTTTGTGCAAGAAGTTGTAGCAGATATCATTGAGCAAGGCTTTGAGAATTTGCTGATTTATCCTTTACTGGTGGTTGATTCTGCATTCACTGGCAAAATAGCTGTAGAGCAAGTTAATGAAGTGATTGCTGCAACCACATCTGTGAATGAGCCTCAACATTCGAGCTTCAAGGCTGTTCGATATATTCCAGCCTTTGCGACTGAGCCTAGCTACATTGATTTGATGGTGCGTCGGATTAAAGAAACTCTGAATCAGCTATTCGCGGGTCGTTTCTTTGAGTCTCAGATTGGCATTATATTAACCGTTCACGGTGGCCCAGAAAAAGCGCAAGGACTGTTAACCGGGGTAATTGATGGACAAGCTCTTTACGATCGCGTCCAATCACAATTACAGCATCAATATCCCCTAGTCTCCATCGGTTGGGTAAATCATGATACGCCTTTCATCAAATGGTCACAGCCCAATCTCAAACAAGCGGCGAAAAGTTTGATTAAATCAGGGGCGCAAGTTATTCTGTTTCAACCACTCGGTTGGGTGACAGATAATTATGAAACCATTCTTGAAGTTGAGGATGCAATTCAACCTTTGCAGCGTCAGTATCCCAATGTGAATTACACAAGGCTCGGTTGTGTCAATGACGATCCTGATTTTCTGAAAATAGCCGCAGAATGGGCAAATCCTCATATTGAAGCTATGCTGTCAGTGCCGCAAAATCATGAGCATATTAAAACTAGAAGACTTGATTTTGACTGA